The following DNA comes from Anaerosoma tenue.
CGCTCTGCTCGGCGCGGAGGTGCGATTCGTCACCGCCTTTGGCGACGACGAGGAGTCGGACCGGCTGATCGCCAGGTGTGAGGATGCGGGCATGGACTGCACATACAGCGTGCGTGCCGAGGGTGTCCCGGGGTCGCGCTATCTCGCAGTGATGGACAGCGGGGGAGACCTGGCTGCCGCGGTCAACGACATGCGCGCGCTTGCCGCTCTCACGCCCGACCGGGTGGATGCGGCGGCGTTCGAGGAGGCCGACGCGGTGGTCCTCGACACGAACCTGCAGCCATCTACCATCGTCCGCGCGGCCCAACTCGCGGGTGGGGCGCCGCTGGTGCTCGACCCCGTCTCGACGGTGAAGGCGGCGGCTGCGCGCCCGGTGCTGGGGCGGCTCACCGCCATCAAGGCGAACCTGCGGGAGGCCGAGGCGCTCTCAGGCGCCGCAGGAGCAGAGGGCTCGGCGCTGGGTCTCGTGGAGGCCGGTGTATCGTGGGTGTTCGTCACGGGCGGTCATGACGGCGTGTGGTGCGCTTCGGCAGACGGCGCCTTCCACTTGCCGGCCATCCCCGTGCAGGTACGCGACGCCACCGGCGCCGGGGACGCGTTCGCCGCTGGTGTGGCGTGGGGTGTGGCCACAGGCGCGCCGATCCTTGAGACGGCGCGTCGCGCGCTGGTCCTCTCGGCCATCGCACTCGAGAGCGCTTCCACTGTCAGCCCTGTGCTGACGCAGCAGACGGTCGATGAACGGATGGAGGGGTTGGGACTTTGAGACCACATCTGAGGATCGCCGAGGAGGTAGCGGCCGCGCTGGACGCGGGACGCCCCGTGGTCGCTCTCGAATCGACCATCATCTCGCACGGTTTCCCGTACCCGGCCAACGTGGAGTCAGCTCGGGAGTGCGAACGGATCGCGCGTGAGGAGGGCGCGGTTCCCGCCACCATCGCGGTGATCAGGGGCCAGCTTGCCGTGGGTCTCAGCGACGCCGAGATCGAGCACCTGGGCTCGGAGCGGGACACACCCAAAGCCAGCCGGCGCGACCTGCCGATGCTGCTGGCGAGCGGTTCGAACGGGGCCACCACGGTGGCGGGCACGATGGCCATCGCGGCGATGGCCGGCATCAGCATCTTCGCTACCGGAGGCATCGGCGGCGTGCACAGGGGCGCCGAGCGCTCCTTCGACATCTCGGCCGACCTGGAAGAGCTCGAACGTACGAGCGTGGGCGTCGTGTCGGCAGGCGCCAAGTCGGTCCTCGACATCGGCCTCACCCTCGAGTGCCTGGAGACGCGGGGAGTCCCGGTGCTCGGCTATCGCACCGATGCCTTCCCGGCGTTCTACACGCGGGACAGCGGCTACGGCGTGGACGCGCGCCTCGAGACGCCGGATGAGGTGGCGTCGGTGCTGCAGGCGAAGTGGGAGACAGGATTGACGGGCGGGGCGCTCATCGCCAACCCGATCCCCGAGGACAGTGCGCTCGATGCGGACCTGATCGAACGCATCATCGAACAGGCGTTGGCCGAGGCCCGCGAGACGGGGGTGTGCGGCAAGGCGATCACGCCGTTCCTGCTCGAGCGGATACACCAGCTCACGGATGGCGCGAGCGAGACGGCGAACAAGGCGCTCGTGTGGTCGAACGTCCGGGTGGCGGCGAAGATCGCAACGGCCCTGTCCAAGCGTATGGGAACGACACACCTATCGGGGAGGCACCAGTGACCGAGACGCCCAACGGCCACAGCGCGTTCAACGAGTCGCTTCTGGAGATGGTGCAGGGCACGGAGGCGGACTTCCTTGCGAGCAAGCACGGACGGTACGGCAACGTGGAGGGCGCGGTGCGCATCTTCCTGGAGTTCCTGCGTGGATTCGAGTTCATGCAGATGGACCGGCCGTGCGTGACGGTGTTCGGTTCGGCACGTTTCCGCGAGGGTCACCCGTACTACGAGCAGGCGCGCGAGATGGGCCGGACGCTCGGTGAGGCCGGGTTCGGTGTCATGACCGGAGGTGGTCCGGGGATCATGGAGGCCGCGAACCGCGGCTGCAAGGAGGCTGGCGGGCTTTCGATCGGCGCCAACATCAGTCTCCCGCACGAGCAGAAGCCGAACCCGTACATCGACAAGTTCATGGAGTTCGAGCACTTCTTCGTGCGCAAGGTCATCATGGTCAAGTACTCCTGCGCCTTCATCGTGTGCCCGGGTGGGTTCGGCACGCTCGACGAGATCTTCGAGACGCTGGTCTTGATGCAGACCAAGAAGATCGACGACTTCCCCGTGGTGGCCCTTGGCGCCGACTTCTGGGAGCCGATGATCTCGTTCTTCGAGCGTCGCATGGTGACCGAGGGGACGATATCGGCGTCGGACATCGACATGCTGCGCATCACCGATTCGATCGATGAGGCGATGGTGCACGTGAAGAGCAGCCCGTTCTGCGATTCATGATGATTGAGACGCTCCGCCGGCGAGCCCGTCCCGGAGCGGCCCGTCGTCGGTCGCTGTGAGCGCCTGCTATCGCCGCTTGAGGTCCCGCGACACCGCCATCGCCGCCCGGGCGCCTTCGCCGGCGGCGATGATGATCTGCTTGCCGGGCGTGTCTGTCACGTCACCGGCGGCGTAGATCATCGGCGCGCTGGTGGCGCCGCGGTTGTCGATCACGATCTCGCCCTTGTCGTTCATATCCACTAGTCCCGCGGTGTACTCCGACACGGCGATCGACCCGCTCTCGATGAAGACTCCCGACACCGCGAGATCCTCCTCGATGCCTTCCTTGGGGTTCTTCAGCTTCACGCCGGTGACCCGCTCGTCACCCACGATCTCGGTCACCTTGAAGCCGACCTTCAGCGTGATATCGGCCTGTGACTCGACGTGTTCGAGCATCGTGTCCGGGATCTTCAGGTCACGAAGCGTGATGAGCGATACCCGCGCGCCGAGGCTGGCGAGCTCAAGGGCGGCGTCGGCCGCCGACTCGCCGGGACCCACTACCGCCACGTCCGCGTCCTTGAAGAACGCCGCGTCGCACGTTGCGCAGTACGACACGCCCCTGCCCACGAACTCCTGCTCCCCGGGTACGGCCAGCCGGTTGGGTGCCTTGCCGGTGGCGATGATGATGGCGCGGGTCGCGAGCGTGGAGCCCTCTCGCGTGAAGACCTCGTAGCCGTCATCGGCGGGGACGATCGCGTTCACGAGTTGGCCCTCGAGGCACTCGACGTCGAACTGCGACACGTGCTCCCGGAAGTCCTTCACCAGCTCCTTGCCGGTGACCAGGCGCCAGCCGAGGTAGTTCTCGATCTCGCCCGCCCACAGGGCCTGTCCGCCCACTTCGCCGCCCACGATGGCGGTCTTGAGTCCCTGGCGTGACGTGTACATGCCTGCCGTGAGTCCCGCAGGTCCGGCTCCGATGATGACGACGTCGTAGCGGTCGCTGGTGCTGTCGTTCGCGGTCATCTGACATCCTCCCGCATCGGTACGGTGACAGAGGATCATGCTCCATCATCCTACCACCGATGAAGGAGGCTGCCGGGTCCGCAGGAGGTCAGTCGCGGGAGCTGCGCGCGGTATACCACAGCACGGCCAGGATCGCCGCGGCCAAAGTGATGCCAAGGGCGACGACCCGCGTGTAGTCCACCAGGCGGGTCACCGGTGCTCCTTCGCGCACGATACGCAGACCGGTGGCGTGAATGTCCATGTCGCCGCCATGCTCAGGGCATGCGGCGTTGAAGACGCCGCTTACCTCCACGACATCGCCCTGATGACGGTAGTCGCCGAAGACGGTGATGGCGGCAGCGTCCTCTGCGTCCGCCACAACGGCCATGCCGGAGTTGTATCCTTGCGGCTCGGCGCCTCCAGCGATCGAGCCATCGACGTAGGCGTCATCGTTCAGGTGCAGCCAGGCCTCCTCGCCGCGTACCATCGCTTCACCTACGGCCTCACCGGTGAACACGATGACCCGGCCGTCCCACTCCGCCGGATGCTCGATGAGCTCGACACTCGAAAGCGCGGAGGCACCCGCCGTGGCGACGCACCCCATGAGCACGACCGCGGTCAGTAGTAGAAGGCCCCGGAGTCTCATCGTCCCCTCACCACCGACCAGATCCAGCCGAAGAGCGCGAACACGGCGACGAACTCCATGCGGCCGAGCCACATCGCGAACACGTAGACCGCCTTCAGGGCGGCTGGCATAGAAGGCGCTGTGAGGCCGCAGCTCAGTCCGGTGTTCGATGCGGCGGATACGCCGTCGAACGCAGCCTCCAGGAGGGGGTAACCGGCCACAACGCCGGCGAGCGTGGTCAGAGCGTGCATCGTAAGGAACGCCATGGTGATCATGAGGACGGCCCGCACGGTATCGTCGGCTAGCATGCGGTCCTTCACGTGGTGGTATCTGGATGTGATGACCGAGGACTCGGGCGCGAGCGCCCGCCGCACGTCTTGGAGGAACGACTTGCTGATGATCGCTACGCGGATGCCTTTGATGCCGCCAGCAGTGGAGCATGATGATGCGCCGATGATCATGGCTCCGATTACGCCGAGCATCGGCAGGGCTCCCCACTGCGTGATGAGTGAGCGCGCATAGATGGTGCCGAAGCCGGTCGTCGTGTGGCCGGACAGCACGAGGTAGAGCGTCTTGCGTACGAAGGGCAAGGCATCGGCGTAGATCCCGGTCCGTGCGAGTCCGACCGCAGCGACGAGGGAGAAGATGCCGAGCGTGACGGCGAAGCTGCGCAACTCCACGTTGCGTCGAAGTTCGGCGCGATGTCCGGTCCAGACCGCCCAGTGCACGGCGAAGTTGAGTGAGCCAGCCACGAATATGATCACGCATAGGACCTCGAACGCGAGCGAATGGTAGTACATGGTGTTGAACGACTGTGGCGCGAACCCTCCGGTGCTGAAGGCCCCCATGAAGACCCAGAGTCCGTGGAGCAGCGCGCGTACGGGTCGCTGCCCCAGGGCGAGTGTGGCGCCGGTGAGAGCCGCGGTCCCGGCGACCAGCCAGCCCAGGCTGACCACCCAGATGGTGCGCGCCGTATGCACGACGTTCGGCAGCAGCCGGTCCTCCTTGCCTTCACCGCTGTAGAGGTGGTAGATGCCGCCGCCGACCCCCCTGAACAGTGCCGTCAGGGCGATGACGATGATGCCCTGACCCCCGGCGAACGTGAGCACGAAGCGCCACATGTTCAGCCCGTTCGGCACGTGATCGAGGTCCTGCAGCAGGAAGAGCCCGGTCGTGGTGAGGCCGCTCATGACGTCGAACAGCGCATCGAGGAAGCTGCCGAAGTGACCGGACAGGTAAAAGGGGACCGCTCCGAGCACGGTCGCGAGGATCCATGAGGTTGAGACGATAACGAGGCCGTGCCGGCGTCTCAGTTCATGTCGCGTGAGGCAGAGGGCCTGCAAGCCGAAGCCCACCGCTAGACACATCGTGAGCCCGATGGCGAAATCGATGACGGTCGCCCACTCCGAGAAGAGGGCGGACGTCACCAGAGGGATGATCATCAGCGCGCCAACGCCGGTGACGATCTTCCCTGTGTAGTACCCGACGACCCGGTGGTCTTCAAGCGTCGGTCGCAGCATCAGCCGCCTGCCACGAGCACGATCACGATCGCGACGCCGCAGAACGACATCAGCGTCACGACGAAAGCGGCCTCGGCCAGTATCCCGGTCGCGAGGACTGCCACTGCACGGCCAGCAGCGCGAAGCGTCGGCCGTTGGCTCCTGCGGGTCCGTGTGTTCATCATACGGCCACCGCCGACGGGCAGGGGCCTATCGCGGCCATGATGCCCTCGGCGAGGATGTCGCTGTACGAGACGCAGGCGATACCCAGTGCCTCGAATATCCGGACGTTCTGCGGGTAATGCGCGAGGCCGGCGACCTTCCCGCTGTGGAGCACCTCTCGGGCCACGAGACACACGGCGATGTTGCACGCGTCGTCGCCGGTGGCCGCCATGACGCATGACGCATGGGATGCGCCAGCCTGCTTGAGTATCGCAGGGTCACGGGCGTCTCCCGCGATGACCATGGTGCCGGGGTAGGCAAAGGCCAAAGACTCGGCTTCCGTGTGATCGGATGTCACGATCACGATGGCGTGGCCGCGCGACTCCAGAGCGGGAACGAGCCGCTCGATGACCGTGCCGCTTCCCACCAGGATGATCGCCATGTGTGCCTCCTCTGGAATCGCTGTGGCATGCGTGCGGGCACATACCTGCATCTTCGAGTCTAGGAGTCACGGCGTTCAGGGCGCGTAAACCAAGGCGGCCCATGCGTAAAGTGCGCGTAAAGGTATGCCTCAGCGGGTCGTCAAACGCAGGCCGACGCCGGGTTCGGTGAGGATGTATCGAGGGACAGCCGGATGCACTTCGATCTTCTTGCGCAGATTGCTGACGTGCACCCTGATCGTCCTGACATCGGCCAGCCAGTCGGGCCCCCAGACGGCATCACTGATCTGGGACCACGTCACGAGACGGTCCGCGTTCTGGGCGAGGACCGCTAGGATGCCGAACTCGATCGGAGTGAGCGTCACCTCGACACCGTCCCGCAGCACCCGATGGGAGGCGATGTCGATCGTGAGGTCGTTCAGCGCCAGGACCGGCGGAGCCGACGTGGTGCCGGCGGCACGTCGCAGCAAGGCTCCGACCCGGGCCACCAGCTCGCCTGCCGAGAAGGGCTTGGTCAGGTAGTCGTCGGCGCCCGTCTCCAGTGCCGCGATCTTGTCGGTCTCGTCCGAGCGGACCGAGAGCACGAGGATAGGTGCCGCAAGCCAGGTGCGCATCTGCTCGCAGAGCTCGATCCCGTCCGTGTCGGGCAGCGACAGGTCGAGCACGACCAGGTCGGGTGTCTGCGTGGTGAGCTCCCTCATCGCGGCCGCTCCCGATTCGGCACAGCTCACGTCGTAGCCCCTGGCCTCCAGGATGGTCCGCAACGCCCGGCGAATCTGCACCTCGTCATCGATGACGAGTATGCGGTGGTCGGTTGGCGCGTGCGCTGTCACGGGGTCTCCTTAAGCGGCAACATCAGAAGTATGCGCGTTCCGCGAGGGCGCTCGTCGGCGATTGCGATGTCGCCTTCGTTCGCTCGGAGGATCTCCCGGGTGATCGACAGCCCAAGGCCGGTGCTGGATCGGTGCGCGCGCCCCTCGCGGCCACGGTAGAACTTGTCGAACACCAAGGGCTTCTCATCGGCGGGGATGCCCGGACCGGTGTCGCTGACCCAGACCGTCATCCGGTCATCGGCTGCGGCCCCAACGGTCACGGGTCCCTCGCTGTAGTCGATCGCGTTGACGATGACGTGATGCAGGGCCCTGGAGAGTTGCACGAAATCGAGATGGAGCATCGGCAGGTCCTCCGGCACGGCGAAGCGTATCCGCTCGCGCGCGGCGCGGGGCAACCTGCTCACCACCGACCCGACCAGCTCACCCACCTCGAAGTCGTCCGGTCGCGGGCGCCAGGCCTGTGCCTCGAGCCGCGATACGTCCAGCAGATCGGCTATCGCCTCGTCCAGGCGGTCCAGATCCTCCGTGATGTCGTGCAACTTCTCCCTGATCGCCCCGGCGTCACGCTCCACGTCGGGCTCCAGGAGGTCGGTCACCGCTGCGGTGATGGACGCGAGCGGGGTCTTGAGCTCGTGTGACACCGACGAGACGACGGCCGAGCGCAGCCGCTCTGCCTCCTGCGCCGCAGCCGCGTGCATCGCCACCCTGTTGAGGCGCTGGCTGTGCAGGAACGCTGCCAGCAGGTTGGCCAGCGATCGCACGAACCTGCTCTCCGCTTCGTCGAGCGGCCTCTCGGCGGACAACTCGAGCAGTCCCTCAGCGGTCTGTGCCGAGACGAGCGGCACCAGCATCCTTTGACCGTCGATCTCCTCGCCCTCCCCATGTGGCGTCACCACAACGGGACCCGGGGTCGTGTCCGCCCCGGAGGTCATGTGCCGCCACAACCGCGTCACCTCGGACGCAGGCGGCGCGTCCTCCCCGATCGATCTCAGAGCGCCATCCGCGCCAGGTATCCAGAATGCCGCGGCGCGGGCATGCGCGATGTCGGTGAGCTCGCGACGCGCCGCCTCGGCCAGGCTCGCGGCGTTGGTCTCGGAGACGAGCGACCTGCTCAGTCGGTTGAGCGCGGCGGTGTGCCGCTCTTCCCGTTGAGCCACAAGCTCGCGGTCGCGCAATCGACCGGTCTGCAGGCCGATGGCGGTACCTACGACCAGGAAGGCTGCAAGGTGGATGACGTCACCCCGGCTTGCAACGAACAGCGTGTGATAAGGGGGGATGAAGAAGAAGTTCCACGCGAAGAACGCCAGCACGGCCGACAACACGCCGGGACCTACCCCTGCGGTGCCGGCCACGAAGCCCAGGACCAGAAGGTATGGCCAGCCCCAGCGCTCCCCGCCAAGCAACTCACGGAACGGGATGAACAGTGCGGTGGCGCCCACTATCGCGAGCGCCGCGGCCGGATAGCCGTGGCGTCGCATCGTCTCGCGTATGCGTGATGGGATATCCACTGCGCGGTGACCTCCCTGTCCCTACAGCGAACACGATAGCACCGGGAGCATGCTCGCAGTGCCGCGTGCGCTATGCTTGCCACAGCCGCAACCGCTGCGAGGAGACCGATGATGTCAGCCCGGGTAGCCGTCGTCCGCTGTGAGACGTACGAACCCTCGGAGGTGTCCGGCGCCATTCGTCGCGCGTTCGATCTCCTGGGTGGGGCCGATCGCTTCGTGGGTCCGGGCGAACGCATCGTGCTCAAGCCGAACCTCCTCGTGGCGAGCGCCGCGGACAAGGCGGTCACCACGCACCCGACAGTCTTCTCTGCGGTGGCGACGGCACTGGCCGAGGCGGGAGCCGAGCTCACGTGGGGCGACTCACCTGGCTTCGGCGGCGCGCTCGGCGTGGGCAAGCGTGCGGGTGTCGCCCAGGAGGCGGAGCGCCTCGGGATAGAGATGGCCGACTTCGAGCATGGCCGGACGATTCCGTTCACTGACGGCGGGCTCATCAAGCAGTTCACCATCGCCGAGAGCGTTGCCGCGGCCGACGGGCTGGTGTCGCTGCCTAAGCTCAAGACGCACGCGCTCACACGCATGACCGGTGCGGTCAAGAACCAGTTCGGATGCATCCCCGGCCTGCTCAAGGGCGAGTTCCACACCCGGATGCCCGATGTGGAGCGTTTCAGCCAGATGCTCGTGGACCTCAACCGCCTGCTCCGGCCGCGACTCTTCGTGATGGACGCGGTCGTCGCCATGGAGGGTAACGGCCCACGGGGCGGCGATCCCCGGCAGGTAGGGGTGCTGCTGGCGTCAGATGACCCTGTGGCCATCGATGCGCTCGGCTGCAGGATCATGTCGCTCGATCCGGCGCTCGTCGACACGGTCGTGTACGGCGAGAAGTGGGGGCTCGGCAGCGCGAGCGACATCGAGATCCTTGGCGACGAGTTGCCGGTGCTCCCCGACTACCGGGTGAACCGGGAGCCTGCCTCCACCACACGCGGGCTCGGGTCGTCGCTGGGCAAGCGGCTGTTGGCGCCACGCCCGTACATCATCGCCGAGCGATGCACCCGGTGCGGCACGTGCGTGCACGTGTGCCCTGTCGACCCCAAGGCCGTCGACTGGGGTGCCGGTGACCACCGCATTCCGCCCGTGCACGACTATGATCGATGCATCCGATGCTACTGCTGCCAGGAGATGTGTCCGGAGCGCGCGATCGAGGTGAAGACGCCCCTGCTCGGCAGGTTGATCAGGCGGTGAGGTGGTACGCTTGAGACCGGTCGTGCGCGGCGCCTGGACCCCCTGAGAACGGAGTCATCCATGGACGCGATCCTCGGCATGTACGGTTGGGCGGCCCTCGCGGTGTTCGCCTACATGACAACCGGCTTCGTGGTCGCCCTCATCCTCAGGCGCAACGACATCGTGGACACGATGTGGGGTCTGGGATTCGTGCTGATCACTATCACCGCGCTCATCGCGCAGCAGCCGATCAGCCCGCGTCTGTGGCTGGTGGCCGCGCTCGTGGGGTTGTGGGCGCTCCGTCTGGCGCTCCACATCGGTTTCCGCAACCGAGGCAAGACCGAGGACTTCCGGTACGCCGCGTGGAGGCGCGACTGGGGCAAGTGGTTCTACCTGCGCACCTTCTTCCAGATCTTCATGCTGCAGGGCTTCCTCATGCTCGTCGTCTCGGCATCGATCGTGGTGGTGGGCGCCGATGGCGGAGGCCCGCTCGGCTGGCTCGATGCACTCGGCGTGGCTGTCTGGCTTCTCGGCTTCGTGTTCGAGGCGGTGGGCGACTGGCAGCTCAAGCGGCACATCGCCGATCCGGCGAACAAGGGCGTTCTCATGACCTCGGGTCTGTGGCGCTACACGAGGCACCCCAACTACTTCGGTGAGGCGGTCCAGTGGTGGGGGCTCTGGGTGATCGCGCTTGCCGTGCCGCTCGGCTGGGTCGCGGTGATCAGCCCTGCCACGATCACGTACCTGCTCAGGTACGTCTCGGGCGTGCCGATGCTCGAGAAGAAGATGCAGAAGAACCCGGCATGGGCCGAGTACGCGCAGAGCACGAGCGTGTTCGTGCCGCTGCCGCCGGCCAAGCGCTGACGCCGTCTGCCAGAGCCGATACCAGCCGTCGCGCTCTTCCGTCTCGGCGGGAACGCCGTAGAGCGTGGAGAGCGCGGCACCGGTGAGCATCTCCCGCTTCGGGCCGTCGCGGAACACGCGGCCGTCCTTCAGCATCACCACGCGGTCGACCTCGGGCACGATGTCGCTCACGTGGTGGGTGACGATCACGAGCGCGGTGGTCTCGGCGATCCGCCTGAGAAGCCGCAGGAAGTGGTAGGCGCCCGCGGGGTCGAGGCCGTGCGTGGGCTCGTCCAGCACCAGGAGCGCGGGGTCGTGCACGAGCGCCCTGCCGATCAGCGCCCGCCGCGCCTCGCCGGTCGACAGCGTGTCCATCGTGCGGTCGGCGAGATCGGCGATGCCGAGGTGGTCGAGCAGCTCTCCGGCCCACGCCTCCATCTCAGACGTGACCTCGCCGGGCCGGTACAGCCCTATCGATCCGAAGAATCCCGACAGCACCACGTCGCGCACGGTCAACCGCCTGCGGTGCTCCTCCTGCAGGGCGTCCGAGACCACTCCGAAGATGCGTCGCGCCGCGAACAGGTCCCAGAGCGATGCGCCTCGCATGAGCACCGGGGGCTCGTCGCGCACGAGGGGACGGATGTCGCGGGTGAGCAGGCCGATGAGCGTGGACTTGCCCGCGCCGTTGGGGCCGAGCACCGCAACGTGTTCGCCTTCGCGGAATGCGAGACGGTCGACATGGAGGATCGTGCGTCCGTCGCGTACGACCTCCGCGTCACGCAGATCGATGAGGACGTCCGATGTCACGCTACGCCAGGCCGGTCTCTTTGAGCGCCTTCTTCACGGAGCCGAGGCTGCCGCTCACGTTGAACTTCCACTTGCCCGTGGATGCCTTGATCGTGAGCACGTCGGGCGTGCTGGTGTTCTCGTCCGTGGCGCCCATCCGGAACTTGGCGCCCTGGTACTGGGAGCGTTCGACCGCCCAGTTGCCGGGCGTCTCGGCAAGAGCGGCGTCCGGCGACATCCGCCAGTACGCTTCGGAGTAGCTGGTCGACGACTTCAACTGTGCGCCCCACTGGCCGAAGAAACCCTTGCCCTCGGCCTTGGCGCTGTCGCGGGCCGCGTTCACGGTGGCCGTTACCTTCTCCTTGGTGAGTTCGGCGAAGATCAGGCGGCGGTCGGTGATGACGAGCGTGTACGACTTCTGCTTGAGGCCCATGAAGCCCGCGACGAGGGTCAGTCCGCCGATGACGGCGAGGATCTCCTCGCCGCTTGCGGCGGGAGCACCGGCGGGCGCGGGCGTGGGCGCGGCGGGCTCGGGCGCCGCTGCCTGCAGGGGTGCGCCGCATGCGGTACAGAATGCGTCGCCGGCGCCTGCCTCGGCGCCGCAAGAGCTGCAGAAGCGGGAAGAGCTCGGCATGGCTGTCCCTTCGGTCGGAGCCGTCAGGAAGAAGTGTACCGCCTTGCACTGTTAGACGCCGACGGGATGGGGTAAGATTCATAACGTTCACAAATGAATGAAACTTCTGATAGTCGTTCGCATCGAGAGGAGGCGCTGTGTCTGGAGACCGGGGTGCCGCCCCGTCGGATTCGCTGGAGAGGCTCTCGCGAATGCTGGAGGGTGTGGGGTTTCCGCACACGATCGCCCGCGTGTACGCGGCCCTCACGCTGGCCGAGGGGGAGGGGCTGTCCACCACCGAGCTGGTCGATGCGCTTGGCGTCTCCCGCGCCTCGATCAGCAACGCGGTGCAGTTCCTCGAAGGCACCGAGCTCGTGGAGCGCTACCGCGTGCGCGGCTCACGCGAATCGCACTACCGGATGCTCAAGGGCCGGTGGGGCGACGTGCTTGCCCGCAAGATCGCGGCGACCGGGTACATCAGGAAGATCGCCGAGGAGGTCCTCGCCACGACCACCTCGCCACACGCACGGGAGCGGCTTGAGGAGATGCACGACGTGTACGCGTTCTTCGAACAGGAGTTCAAGGGCGTGATCGAGCGGTTCAACGAAAGGAACGGATCATGACAGGCCCGGCCATCAGTGTGGAGAACCTACGCTTCAGCTACGGCGACCTCGAGGCCGTGAAGGACATCTCGTTCGAGGTGCAGCCGGGGGAGATCCTCGGCTTCCTCGGCCCCAACGGAGCGGGCAAGTCCACGACCATCAAGATGCTCACCGGCCAGCTCACACCCAGGAGCGGAGTGGCGCGGGTCCTCGGCATCGATGTGAGCACCGATGACCCGGAGCTGCAGGCCCGCATCGGCGT
Coding sequences within:
- a CDS encoding PfkB family carbohydrate kinase, which encodes MRRNHPLITVVGGANIDIVGIPDGSFVSRDSNPGAVRTSAGGVGRNVAETLALLGAEVRFVTAFGDDEESDRLIARCEDAGMDCTYSVRAEGVPGSRYLAVMDSGGDLAAAVNDMRALAALTPDRVDAAAFEEADAVVLDTNLQPSTIVRAAQLAGGAPLVLDPVSTVKAAAARPVLGRLTAIKANLREAEALSGAAGAEGSALGLVEAGVSWVFVTGGHDGVWCASADGAFHLPAIPVQVRDATGAGDAFAAGVAWGVATGAPILETARRALVLSAIALESASTVSPVLTQQTVDERMEGLGL
- a CDS encoding pseudouridine-5'-phosphate glycosidase codes for the protein MRPHLRIAEEVAAALDAGRPVVALESTIISHGFPYPANVESARECERIAREEGAVPATIAVIRGQLAVGLSDAEIEHLGSERDTPKASRRDLPMLLASGSNGATTVAGTMAIAAMAGISIFATGGIGGVHRGAERSFDISADLEELERTSVGVVSAGAKSVLDIGLTLECLETRGVPVLGYRTDAFPAFYTRDSGYGVDARLETPDEVASVLQAKWETGLTGGALIANPIPEDSALDADLIERIIEQALAEARETGVCGKAITPFLLERIHQLTDGASETANKALVWSNVRVAAKIATALSKRMGTTHLSGRHQ
- a CDS encoding LOG family protein; this encodes MTETPNGHSAFNESLLEMVQGTEADFLASKHGRYGNVEGAVRIFLEFLRGFEFMQMDRPCVTVFGSARFREGHPYYEQAREMGRTLGEAGFGVMTGGGPGIMEAANRGCKEAGGLSIGANISLPHEQKPNPYIDKFMEFEHFFVRKVIMVKYSCAFIVCPGGFGTLDEIFETLVLMQTKKIDDFPVVALGADFWEPMISFFERRMVTEGTISASDIDMLRITDSIDEAMVHVKSSPFCDS
- a CDS encoding NAD(P)/FAD-dependent oxidoreductase, whose protein sequence is MTANDSTSDRYDVVIIGAGPAGLTAGMYTSRQGLKTAIVGGEVGGQALWAGEIENYLGWRLVTGKELVKDFREHVSQFDVECLEGQLVNAIVPADDGYEVFTREGSTLATRAIIIATGKAPNRLAVPGEQEFVGRGVSYCATCDAAFFKDADVAVVGPGESAADAALELASLGARVSLITLRDLKIPDTMLEHVESQADITLKVGFKVTEIVGDERVTGVKLKNPKEGIEEDLAVSGVFIESGSIAVSEYTAGLVDMNDKGEIVIDNRGATSAPMIYAAGDVTDTPGKQIIIAAGEGARAAMAVSRDLKRR
- a CDS encoding TrkH family potassium uptake protein encodes the protein MLRPTLEDHRVVGYYTGKIVTGVGALMIIPLVTSALFSEWATVIDFAIGLTMCLAVGFGLQALCLTRHELRRRHGLVIVSTSWILATVLGAVPFYLSGHFGSFLDALFDVMSGLTTTGLFLLQDLDHVPNGLNMWRFVLTFAGGQGIIVIALTALFRGVGGGIYHLYSGEGKEDRLLPNVVHTARTIWVVSLGWLVAGTAALTGATLALGQRPVRALLHGLWVFMGAFSTGGFAPQSFNTMYYHSLAFEVLCVIIFVAGSLNFAVHWAVWTGHRAELRRNVELRSFAVTLGIFSLVAAVGLARTGIYADALPFVRKTLYLVLSGHTTTGFGTIYARSLITQWGALPMLGVIGAMIIGASSCSTAGGIKGIRVAIISKSFLQDVRRALAPESSVITSRYHHVKDRMLADDTVRAVLMITMAFLTMHALTTLAGVVAGYPLLEAAFDGVSAASNTGLSCGLTAPSMPAALKAVYVFAMWLGRMEFVAVFALFGWIWSVVRGR
- a CDS encoding potassium channel family protein translates to MAIILVGSGTVIERLVPALESRGHAIVIVTSDHTEAESLAFAYPGTMVIAGDARDPAILKQAGASHASCVMAATGDDACNIAVCLVAREVLHSGKVAGLAHYPQNVRIFEALGIACVSYSDILAEGIMAAIGPCPSAVAV
- a CDS encoding response regulator, producing MTAHAPTDHRILVIDDEVQIRRALRTILEARGYDVSCAESGAAAMRELTTQTPDLVVLDLSLPDTDGIELCEQMRTWLAAPILVLSVRSDETDKIAALETGADDYLTKPFSAGELVARVGALLRRAAGTTSAPPVLALNDLTIDIASHRVLRDGVEVTLTPIEFGILAVLAQNADRLVTWSQISDAVWGPDWLADVRTIRVHVSNLRKKIEVHPAVPRYILTEPGVGLRLTTR
- a CDS encoding DUF4118 domain-containing protein, with the protein product MDIPSRIRETMRRHGYPAAALAIVGATALFIPFRELLGGERWGWPYLLVLGFVAGTAGVGPGVLSAVLAFFAWNFFFIPPYHTLFVASRGDVIHLAAFLVVGTAIGLQTGRLRDRELVAQREERHTAALNRLSRSLVSETNAASLAEAARRELTDIAHARAAAFWIPGADGALRSIGEDAPPASEVTRLWRHMTSGADTTPGPVVVTPHGEGEEIDGQRMLVPLVSAQTAEGLLELSAERPLDEAESRFVRSLANLLAAFLHSQRLNRVAMHAAAAQEAERLRSAVVSSVSHELKTPLASITAAVTDLLEPDVERDAGAIREKLHDITEDLDRLDEAIADLLDVSRLEAQAWRPRPDDFEVGELVGSVVSRLPRAARERIRFAVPEDLPMLHLDFVQLSRALHHVIVNAIDYSEGPVTVGAAADDRMTVWVSDTGPGIPADEKPLVFDKFYRGREGRAHRSSTGLGLSITREILRANEGDIAIADERPRGTRILLMLPLKETP